One genomic region from Lineus longissimus chromosome 6, tnLinLong1.2, whole genome shotgun sequence encodes:
- the LOC135489124 gene encoding homeobox protein Nkx-2.5-like has protein sequence MLSNHALSTPFSVKDILNMTEQQNCTMDFQNFAANTCYGIDAPVQMAYGPSSHMLSTIPCNPHCDYGQQLGPQNVTTYTNLSPNPSLSPVSTLNDATLQCSPASTRSQEETPIEKKPSCMELDSIKREPSPITGCASGTKKNNNNSPSHSGSSSNDSTTECHLLRQRQKRKPRVLFSQAQVFELERRFKQQRYLSAPEREQLANMLKLTSTQVKIWFQNRRYKCKRQRQDKTLELTAMQPPRRVAVPVLVRDGKPCMSRDMNPPYSAPYNVNPFAYTSQACAPYNVSSHHQSAGSPSYNHIPPSMQQATGYVQPQIQGTIQGIRAW, from the exons ATGTTATCAAACCACGCACTCTCTACGCCATTCTCAGTAAAGGATATCTTGAACATGACCGAGCAGCAGAATTGCACCAtggattttcaaaatttcgCCGCAAACACGTGTTACGGAATAGACGCGCCTGTCCAAATGGCGTACGGACCTTCCAGTCACATGCTATCAACGATACCTTGCAATCCCCACTGCGACTACGGACAGCAGCTTGGACCTCAGAACGTCACAACGTACACGAATCTGAGCCCGAATCCCTCCTTGAGCCCGGTCTCTACGCTAAATGACGCAACACTGCAGTGTTCCCCGGCCAGCACCAGATCACAAGAGGAAACACCCATCGAGAAAA AGCCGAGTTGTATGGAACTGGACAGCATCAAGCGCGAACCATCACCGATCACGGGCTGCGCAAGCGGGACTAAAAAGAACAATAACAACAGCCCGAGTCACAGTGGGTCGTCGAGCAATGATTCTACGACAGAATGTCACCTATTACGTCAAAGACAAAAACGGAAACCAAGGGTATTATTTTCACAAGCGCAGGTTTTCGAACTCGAGAGACGTTTCAAACAGCAGCGCTACCTATCGGCACCTGAACGTGAGCAGCTAGCAAACATGCTAAAACTGACGTCAACACAAGTAAAGATTTGGTTCCAAAACAGGCGGTACAAATGCAAGCGACAGCGACAAGACAAGACATTGGAATTAACAGCTATGCAGCCTCCAAGACGCGTTGCTGTGCCTGTTCTAGTCAGAGATGGTAAACCGTGTATGAGCAGGGACATGAACCCGCCATATTCCGCCCCGTACAACGTCAACCCATTTGCATATACGTCACAGGCATGCGCACCATACAATGTaagtagtcaccaccagtcagCAGGTTCACCTTCGTATAATCATATACCACCGTCAATGCAACAGGCGACAGGGTACGTGCAGCCACAGATTCAGGGGACAATTCAAGGAATAAGAGCCTGGTGA